Part of the Prunus dulcis chromosome 8, ALMONDv2, whole genome shotgun sequence genome is shown below.
gctttgctttccTTTGGCACatatgcttttgttttggtccTGTGGACGCGTCTTAGTAATTGGTACTTATATTGTATTGTATACATCAAAAccaaagtatatatatatatatacactattAATGGGCTTGATTTGTGAGAATAGTCCAAGGCATACCGACTTGAGCTATGCCCATCAAACTTTAGCGGCCCGTaaacatgagagagagagagagagagagagagagagagagagagagagagagagagcagaagcTGCTGCATAACCATAGATTGAGTGTTAAAATGGGAGGAACAAAATCTAGTTAATTATAAGTGGGTAAAAATGAACGTCCAAGACGCGTTTAGAGATTAGGAGGGTCGGCTCTCTGTCCTAATAAACCGCAACATTGAGAGGTTCTTGTGTATATCCCTCCTCATATTTATATACTCATTCTCCTCTTCCCGTATAATTATCTccttcaattaaaaaagaacaagaacaatgAATCCCATTGCAGCAGCACCATTTGTCTTCCTCTCAACATTGTCTGTGCTACAATTTGTCCTCGTTGCAGGCCATGAAAGTCAAGGCACAAACGGCGGCAGCAAAGCAGGCGTGGTGAATATGAACCTCATTCAACAAGCATGCCAGCATGCGCCTCACAAGGACCTCTGCATCGACATCCTCAAGAACGACCCCAACAGCAAAGGAGCTGACCTCACCGGCCTCGCCTACATCGCCATCAGGCTCGCCGGCGCATACGCCTCTGAAGTGGACGCGCACTTGAGATCACTGCTCATAAACAACGCCACCACCTTATCGCCGGTGGTCCAGCAGGGCGTCGCCGACTGCATTGAGCATTACTCCGACGCCAACGAGCAGCTCGACGACTGCGTAGCGGCCATGTCCA
Proteins encoded:
- the LOC117636686 gene encoding pectinesterase inhibitor, which gives rise to MNPIAAAPFVFLSTLSVLQFVLVAGHESQGTNGGSKAGVVNMNLIQQACQHAPHKDLCIDILKNDPNSKGADLTGLAYIAIRLAGAYASEVDAHLRSLLINNATTLSPVVQQGVADCIEHYSDANEQLDDCVAAMSTKNFKDVEVWVNVAISDADYCDDSFSGEKSVVLQKNEAFRQLCNNVLAVVKALPPHGKE